TAACCAAGCGCGCTTATCATATCTTTATGCAAATACATTTGATATGCAAAAACTAACTTGCACACCTTTTTTACTTGTTAGGCTGACCTTTTGAGACAGCAAACTCTGCAACAATTGCATCGGATTCTGACCACTCGCCAAGCAGCTCGTGCCCTTCTTGTCATCAGTGAGCACTTCTCTCGTCTCCGAGCACTCAGTTCTTTATGGCAAGCGCGTCCTAGGGACTAATGTTGTTCACTATCAGCTCCGCCCCACCTTAGGACCTACAAAAAAAGTTAGGTATTTCCCCCCTTGTTAGTAAACCAGCTCTAGTGCTGAGACCATGAAGATGGTTATAACTATCAAAAATGCAGATTCGGACTTTTCGGACacccttttttttccttatgaTGCTTTTCGAAACGTCGATAATTAGGTAAGGTCGACTGGTGATTCCCTAGcatgtaattaagttaaaaGAATATGTCCTCTTTGGCATAAATGGATGGATGTATACTCATTTTAGCATTATGTTCTATACTAATCGCATCAGATAGTCTGTGGGGACTGGAAGCATTTTTGGGGAATATGAATTGTAGGACTAGTTGTTCCATTCCTTGGCTTTTACAAAAATCTCGCCTAATATTACAAAAGGGTAATGATTTTTGAACTCTTGTTTTCTCTTTGGTCCTTTTGATTTTGAACTAAAACACATAAATATGGCATATTCTTTGTGGTTTGTTATTTGATacaactaaataaataaattgggtTACAATTTCTAGTATTTTAGAGTAATCGTAACTAATACATCCTGAAAATGGTATATAattagagaattgttattagcatttcaaaaatctcattctacactccaaactttttatattaagaaagaaaaatacttatgaggagtgtagaatgagatttttggaatgccaataacacttaTGGCACATGATGCTTGCAGTGTCTATACTGCAAAATTTTCGCCTGTCGgcaatctgttttgttttgaaacACTCTGGGGCGTGACATTATTTGAGGTTGGCAAACTTGTGCTCATGACTGCTTGTTCATGTTCTCCACTCGCTTGTAAGTTCTTCTCCTGTCGTTCATCCTTCCTGCCGGACACCAGACAAAAATTAGTCACTggtaaattaaaattgaataaaatccTTTTTCTTCTATGCGGAAAAATTAATCGTAATTAAGAAAGGATTAGAGTGATTTACTTGGCCTGCAATCTCTTCTGGATTTTACAGCTTGTGGGATAAAAACTCCAGTCCCAGTAATATTGCTGTTTTCCCACAACTTTGCAAGGGAAGCTGGTACTGCATAACTACTACTGTTCTTATTTCCCAACCAGCTTATATATCCAAGTGATGATGAAATAGTGTGACCTGCAGGACGTTTGGTGACACTGCTACTAAATGAGTTATATTTTGCGCTTTTCGAGTCTGGAAAATCCTCATTGTCAGATGTCAAGGCCAAAATCTGGCTTCTAATCTCGGCAAAAAAGACATCATCGCCGTCGACATAAGCACTTTCATCCTCGAATGCAAGATTAGTGTTTGTGAGCATTTCCATGTTGAATTATTGATCAAGAGTACGGAAATCAAAAGTGCTTTTTCTGTTTTGGGATTTCTGATCAGGAAATGGTGAGTTGGGTTGTTGAAGGGAAGAGTTCGGGatttatatataaagtttggGAGAGATCGAAGCACACAAAATACTTGGTTTGTGGTCAAAAATGGATATAGATGCAGAAATGCTGATTTGCATATTATCTCTGTGCAAATGCATCCAAATTCAAGAATATGTCATGCACGTACGTTAAGAACATGTCAATTCGTTTTGCTTATTGAAttcgtgtgcactgttcatgatAGATAATTAGGATGACTAATAACGATTAACTATctttaattagaaaatttaggggctttaattaattaattattctattttaaatttctttttccgtagtttaaattaatttagtgCAAACAGTCACTTTTATATGAAATATAAAATCAATTATCCATAGAATTTGGTCCATCAAAAGATATACATGCAATTTTAAACGTAAACGAAGGTAAAGATCAATTAAGAGcatcaaaaaatatatatacaagtttAAACGTAAACGAAGGTAAAGATCAATCAATTAAGGGCATCGGTTTGCTATGGTACGCGCTTACATTTGGATGGTCAAATATTTGTTCAAGTTTAGCAACATTTTTGCTGCAAATTGGACAGAAGcacaaaaggacaaaaattgGTAAGCTTGATCTtgccacaaaaacaaaaaagatacaATTAATAATACATGGTGGTCAAGGAAATGCGACGTTTCCAGAATCTTCATGGTGGGTGATAGTGCGGTTGCCAATATAGCCCATAATGCGGCCACGAGACTTTGTAATATTAATTCCCGACGCTCCGTACACGCGAAGTTTTGTGTTCGGATCACTTCCTGTCGATCACTATCACTTGAATCAATAAAATTCGATTGAGCCTTTGATTGTTAAAGGTAAAATTTTGCTACAATCCTTATTTGGGAGGGAGACGAGGACCAGTTCGGAGAAGTACTATATGGTGAAGCAACCTCGCTCTCTGCTGAGCTTGGCAGCCTCCGATGCTTATTGGCGATTGGCGCTGCCATGCGGCGCTAATCGCCACCACCTATTTTGCAACCCTATGAAGAGTAGGAGGAGGAGTAGTAGTGCTAGTGCTCTTAGGGGTGTTTGGCATGCCCTGGTTTGCATTTCAGAGATGGATTATATTGAAAGATAGGAACTTGGGAGTTTTGTGAAGCATCGAAGAAGAGAGGAGGATGGTAAATTTATGTGTGTGGGAGAGATATAAACTATGAAGTAAGATTTATTTAAGAGTAATGTCAGGATACTAAATTTATGAgtaattttttagtgtatcTAGAACACAATCATGTGACGTTACTATTCTACTTAAATTATAACATGTGAGTTAtaaaggatttggatcctctcctgagctaatggagaggatcctcctcatcaattatcgtgggccgttggatttttatctaacggctacaaacagggggtccctttaaagttataataattgtagccgttggataaaaatctaacggcccacgatgattgatgaggaggatcctctccattagctcaggagaggatccaaatccagtTATAAGCACccataaaaatttctccaacacCAAATTTGATCCCAATGGGAAATGGGTTTAGGGTAATGCCGAAAAATTAATCACACAGCCATATGGTTTCAATTGTTTGTCGCAAAAAGCTTTGATTAGATTGGAATGGACATCCAAACACCATAACTCATGATTAAATATGTTTCTTCTTTGCATGAAGCATGGCCAAGGATCAACAATGGCCTCCATCACAAGATTAATATCATAGGACTTTATCTTGATCTTTTGATATGAAATGTTCTTTTAAATCCTTATTATTTTGCATTAGTTGAGGGATTAGCAATCACTGAGTTGGACAAAAGAGAGTAGGGATTATGGTGTGGTGGTTGATGCGGGGGTTGGTGCGGCGGTGGCCAAGTTTAGCAAACATTTGTTAACGTGAGTTTATGATGACCGTCAAAACAAATTCATGCATATATATCCTCCTCTTAGTCACGGCTAGCATATTGACAGTCGAAGGCCAAGATACGCCTCCGCTGCCCCTCGTGAAACTTCGTGGTTGAGGTTTCTTCGCGGGGCTGCAGATGGGAACCTTCGCCTATTAATATCAGTTGTGTATTCTTGCTCAAATGAGTGCTCCAGATGAATTTACTGCCGAGTCGTTTGCTGCAAAAACAAATGTTAATGAGTTGAATATTGTAGAACTTAAAAGGAACAACGCTGATCATATTGCTCTGTGTAATTCGATGTTCCCATGCCCTAGCTCCTCCAACCTGCATGAAATTTAACTGGATATTGCTAGATCGATTATCATATATTCTTTAATCTGAAAGTTACCAAAACTATAATATTTCATCTGTCGCGAATGTTATCCCACACCAAGTAGTACTGGAAATGGTAATTTACTCATCATGCGTATTTAGGGGTATATTTGATAACTACTTCAATttatagtttttaattttaaaaaaaatgaagaaaaaaaaaggtgcatGACATGAAATATATTACGAAGTTGACCTGTTTGATTACTATTTCAGATTTAGatgatttttggtagacatgatctttgaggGAAGACCTAAAAGATGGCATATTCagatcgttaaaatacattatggaGTGGGCTTCACAAAAACGTGTGTCAAAAGTTATGGAAAAAACAATGGTGTCACAGATTCGTCCCATATATATGTAATTTATGAAATACCTGCATACTTCTCATAcgttctcctccttcttctgcCACTTCTATGTCGTGAAGATGATCCATGGAATAATGCTAGGTTTGGGTGAATTTAACATCCATGTGGTTCTATGGCTGTATTTATAGGCCATGTCGCATGCATAACGCACCAAACCAAACTAATAGCAATGCAGCAAAACCAAGATTTCAATTATTATTTGGTGGTTGGTAGGTGGGGGGGTGGGGGGCACCAGGTGCGAACCATCGGTCTTACGTTTACTGTTTACAGTGCCTCAACCCCCAGGGTCGTAGGTCTTTTCATTCTCTCATATAGTATACGAATTTAGGCCACAACTCCACCGTCCACCGCCTACCGTACCGTCAGTTTGGACCTCTCGAGTAGTCGAATACCATTCACTCACATTCTGCTGAAGTTacccaccaaactccattgtcaCGTGGGTTGGCAGCTGCATTACTCTTTGAAGACGCATCAAACAGGCGAGAGATTCTACCGTGTAACTTAGACACGTACTTTTTCTCATCATGTAACCAATTAGTTTGGACTATTGAAAGAGATGAGAGATTCTATTAGATTCTCTTTTGCAATCAATTTAGACTGAGTAACACACCGATTGATGCTTGCCACATATTCAAAAGTGAATTACTCATTTGATAAAAACTTATCGCGTGATGAATTAGTGACAAAACAAGTCTCTCTCTCCGATTTCAACCAAGATTTTGCCTCGTAATAGGTGGTATGTATATTGAACCTCAAATCGAatctatactattattaagagaaccctcattgtcaactttttgtcactttttttttttttaattttgccctcacttttaatacacaatacttacataagaagggaaaaaatagtaattttgtatcgttTGCCCCTTTTTTCCCTATTTTGCCCTCATTTTTAATACACAATACTTACATAAGGagggaaaaatagtaatttcgtatcttttgataaaatgacaattatatccttatttttcctattttgtccTCACTTttaatacacaatatttacataagaaggacaaaatagtaattatgtaatattaagataaaatatgcacttattaagagaaattatctcatcatcattttttcatattctttttaaaattttaaaaactaaccacactccttaataaataaataaataaataaaaaataaaaaacaaaatgaaattgttcacacatACAGAGTGTGTACTCATCGGCTAGTATAATtttaagagaaatgctaagaagattcGAAAAAGTTGGACTATCTATTTGACTCTGCCACCTCTTGAGTttagcacaatattttataacatgtggaacaaaaattaacgttaaactatgAGATAGACAAAGAACTCACATAGCCACTTTAAGAGTCCCCTTGGCATTTCTCTAATTTTAATTCACAAGTTTAAATTGTTTACCAATCAGAAGCTAAATATTAAGTGATGAATGAAGGAGATCTCTAACGTTCTTGCAACcaacaaaatattaaacaaaaaaaaaatataaggatATATTCACCAACAAATAAAAAGGTTTTTCAAATCTAAGACAATACTTTCCTACCGATGAAGACCCATCATAACAAAATAACAAGTACAAATTCTCGATGCTAATATTACACATTTTACCCATATACGACGGCATAACGTAAAATCGCGGGAACCCGAAAACGGTCCGGCATGTTAGGCACAAATTACTAGCACACACTTACTCTCAGACGCTCCCGGCAACGAAAGAACACGTTAACGACGTACTCCGAGTTCGCAGAAATGATGCCTTCCATCTTCAACATGAGCAAAGAACCCCCTAGACTGAAAGTTATCCTGGCTACTAGCTTGACATCATGACATGATCAATTGCCTGAAGTGCCTGGTTAGCAAAAAACCGGACGTCAACATCTGGGTCCTCGCTGAGCTCAACCAAAGAGGGACGAATTGTTCTCTCCACCACCTGTCAACGTCAAAGAAAATTTAAGCCCAGGAAGAAAGAAGACAGAGACAGTGAATACATGAAATAACAAATTACAAAGGACTCAAATAGATACTTACAGACTGATCAACTATGGGGATAAGGGACTGCAGCACCTTTGCGACATTGAATTTGATGTTCGGTACTCTgaggaaaaaacaaagaatttaGGCCACTGAATGGAATAACTCCACCGGCATCATATCTTTCCTATTTGGTACACACAATTCATATTGTGTTTATACCTGTCCTTTGTCGCATTGACGAGCACTGGCAGCAGTTTTGAGCATGTGATTTCTGGACCCATAACCGGGGCAAGGAGACAGATTGCACGCAGAATTGTCATTCGATACAAATAGTGTGGATTGTCTATCATCGGAAGGACCTGCCCAAATGACATAAATTCCCAAAATTTTGAGAGTACAGTATATACATAACCcttaaagaataaaataatgatGAAAGCTACAAAGTCGAAAATGTGGTAAGCGACCAAACTTTAAAAGCCATAAGCTGTCTTGTCCACAATTTCGGTGAATTTGAAATAGTATATTCAAACATCCACAAGAAATCAATAATAATGTGATGAGAAAAGTGGTTGCAGGCAAATCTTCCTACATAAAACCATTCTAAGCCTATAATTCTAATTTCCAGGCAGATAAAAGCCGTAAAGTCAGGACAAAACAATGACATTATTTTCAACATTTCTGAAATCTCCCATGGCAGAACTTGTGGTAACTGAATTAATCAAAGTCATCAAAAAAACCTGTGGAACAATATGTTGCATTGCCCATTCTGGACCGAACTCTTCTGCCAGACGCTTTAAATTATTAGCAGCAGCATCACGAATTGAGTAGACCTGCAATAGATTCCAAAGCAGAAAGCACTAATGAGTATGCACCctgtctttctttctttgtggGGAGGGGGCGGTAGAGGGATAGAGAGACGGACAGAGAAGGGGGAAGAGAAAGAAGGAACAACATTTCTTCCCTTTAGGCTTATCATGAAGTGAGATGTACTCAAAATGTAGGAATACACTAACCTTGTCTTGTAACCACTGCATGCAAAGGGCACCAAGCTTATCATCAAAGAACCCTACACCCAGCTGACTTGCCAATAAAGGTATGTACTCTATTATTGCCAGTCGAACCCTCCAATGTCTATCCTCCGCTAGCTCAACTATGGCTGGTAACAAGGATTGAGACAGCAAATCAATTCCAATAACCTGCAAGAATGACACGCTTCAGCATTCACTTGAAAAGATCTAACCTTTGATATTTTGATAAGGAAAGACCAAAAAATACCAAATGCTGAGGTCTAAAAATTGAGTTTAAAAACACGTAGAGTCAAAGAAAGCATAAATGGGGGGAAATATAATGCATTTACTTTCTCAAATTTAAACTGACCTGATTCACTTGATCAAGCTTGCTAATGATATTAAGACGCACATCAGGAAATTCATCCTTCAGGAGTGAAAGAAAAATGGGAAGGAGCTGCTCAATTGTAGCATCCTGCAATAACCCTAAGAATGAGATGTATGCAAGTAATGTACTTTAAAGATCATAGAGAGCACATCATAAGATTAAAACATCAATTGTAGGATTGAGACTAAAACAACTAAGAGGCAATTTGCAGGCCAAATCTGCGTGGAATATAAAAAAACTAAGACAAATAGTttacatgcaaacacaagccgCTCACACCGGCATGCAGGCTCCTTTTCAATTATTATCACAACAAAAGTCAATTTACAACACTGTAAATTAGTAGAAATTGTATTGCAATCATAAAACCTTCTAGGCACACAACATTTACGTTTCAAGTGAGAAAATTATGCGAAAGGAATGTCATTATGATTCATTGACTTATACCATTTAGTCATCCGGATTCAAATTTGGAGTATGGACCTGTACACATctcattcatatttttttcccaacttcttcACAGATGTATGGACTTTCCAACAAATATTCAGCTCCACTAGCCATCCAACCAaaaatattcatttaatgttagtCATATACACCTCATATCAGCTCCAGTTCATTATTTGTCAAACTGTTTATAAATTAGAACAAAAAAATGACACCGAATCTCACCTTTCCTAATACAAGAGCCATTCCCATTATAACTGAAGCCAAAGCAGACCGGACATGTTGGGAAGAATCTGATGACAGCTCCTGCAAAGGTCATTGGAAAGTATTGAAATTACCAGTACAAAAGAATAAGTTGAAGTTAACAATTAACAACACTAAGAAAGGAAAAACTTTGCATTAAAGCAAACACACCTTGACACATGGAAGAATATGCTGAATTGCAAGTTCTGGACTTAAAATCCGGCAAAATTTGGTAACTTTGCCAGCAGCTGCTATGCGTACTTCAGCCTCATTATCTCGAAGCAATCGCACATATGCCGGAACCAGGTCCGTCCTTCAAAGACAACCACAATAAATccaatatttcaaaaaaaaaaaaaaaaaaaaaaacttctttaGAAATCAAAATAGCCTATTCCTACTATCTTCATTTTAGCACATGGCTGTGGTATGACAATAAATACCTTGTAGGCTCAGGCCCTACAGCTTCACAAAGCTCATATAGTTGATTTGCAACCATGTAACGCACACGCCAAGACTTATCCTATTCAGAGGAATGAAAAATTGTTAAGATGCAAAACATTCAATGATATTCTTTCGAATGCAAAAAACCTACTAGTGACAGTCCAAAGTGTCATGCCCAACAGCTTCCATACGCATGCCTTATTATTGTAACTATCCATTCAGCCTTTAAGCAAAAATAGGATGAATATAACCAAATGTAGAATTCAACATTCTAAATACATGGTTTACCTGAGAGAAGTTAACAATAACAGGGAGGATATGTGCAACACAATCTTGGGGCTCCAACAACTTCCCAAGAGCAGCACAGCCCTCAACGGCCAAGAGTCGAACAGAATCTTGATCTAAAATGAAACTAATTGTAAGAAATATAACTTGGCGAATCTTCATCTAATATGAAACTAAATGTGGCAGCTTTAACTTTAAAAGATTGAGAATGGGAAGGCAGCATTCAGTTACCATCTTGAGTAAGATCCTCAAATATAGACATGATATCAGCCTTCAGATGAGCAGGTTCAACAGTTGCTGCAAATTTTCCTAGGTTTGTAGCAGCAGACCTCCTAACCATAGGCATGTCATCTTGACACAACTGACTGTAAATTGATCGCAGTTCTGTCTTCAATGTATCTGGTGCACTAGGGTAGGCAATATGAAAAAGCCCACATGCAGAGACTCGAGCTGTAAACCATTCACCAGCTGCCAACctctgagaagaaaaaaaatatataaaaagtatttggaagaaaaatttgctGAGGGTGAAAGGATACAAAACTCAAGCACATTGTAACAAAATGCAACATCTGCACGACAGTGATGAACTGATGTTGTGATATAAATGCCAGTGCTGAAACTTTTAagattatatatgtaaaatactACAATTCCTTCACCGAACATGCAAAATCGAATGATCCAAATCTATTCAACACATTTCATATGTCCTCCTTGAATTATATATAGCATATATATCTAGTAAAAGATCCATATAATTGTGAAAGACTGACAATTTAATTTTAGAAGTATCTGCATGGCAGAGATGTAAAGATTCACAAGGGACTGCCCAGCAATAATTTAAATGCTAGCCCGGCCGTGAGGCAATCGGAAATAATGCTTAGGACGAGAATAAAGTCGTCATTCAGTCCCATCCAAtcctaaaacaaaattaagtaaTAAACTTCTGAGCACAGAAGAAAATGAGTTATCTAACCTTCACAAGAGGAATAAACCAGTTGACCAAATCACCTTCCCTCATCTGAGACCCAATCCTACATAACGACTCCACAGCCTTGTCCCTCACACAGGTTTCCTCAACAGTGCAAAGGGTCTCCAGGGGCGGGAGCAAAACATGCGCATGCTCGACTCCCCCAACATATGGAATGAAGACCCCCAACTCTTCCGCCATTGCAAGAAGTACCTCATCGTCATCGTCATTGTTCTCGCTCAGAAAGGGGATTAATTCCTTACGAGTTCGCTCTTCCCCAAGGGCACGTGCAATTGTAGATAGCCTGCGGATTGAGTTCAACCGCAGCTGGATATCGTCATTTTTAAGCTCGTCTATGAGAACGGCTATTGGGTATAGCGGTTCATCAACCACAGACATTGTAATTCAAACCTTTTCCAGAACCTTCAAACACCGAAACAAGTTATCATAAGTAAATATGCAGAAATATTAACTAATGAAACCGCTATATTTTCATTCGGTTTTGATTATTGCTTCGATTCCTACGATTTACAGGATATTAATACATCGACATTAGGTAAAGCGTCAGATCAGCACTGTGAGATCTAAATCAAACCCTAGAATTCAAATCAAAGGGGGAAATAAGGAAAATGattgagagaaaatgaagaTAACGAAGATGAAATCTTGGATTCAAAAACCAGCGACGCATTGGTTCAGCTGAATTACTCTAAAATTTCAggaaacgaaaacaaaaaattggaagttggaatttgatttcatttttctcaCTTAGTTTTCTCAGCAATCAAACAGATGCCAAAAATCAAGCTAGagcaaaaaaattcataaatttttgAATTACCTAAGAGGAAAGCGATGAAACTTAGAAGCGGCAACGGCCTTACCGATCTCAGTGCCCTTCCCGCCGGCTGCCTCGGATTCGACAATCTGTTAAGAgcggaaaaagagagagagagagagagggagagaatacCAGACGACCCGAGACTCGTTATTATggttcttttttgtttcttgggCCCATCTTTAGTGGGCTTCACATGCCTTGGCCCAATCGTGACGCAATCATCTTTTCTAGAAATTCTCttccacacattttttttcttcacgaGTGGACAGTTGAGATTTAATTTCAAGCTGTGAAACAAAGGGTGCATGTGAGCAAAGCTCTCGTTCTTTGTGCTTGTTTGAATCCGATAGGAAGTTCTTTTGCTAAAAGAGCTTCTGTCAGGAGCATGtgaaaaatttgattaaaaaaacaaGTGTTTTCTAAAAAGGAATTGGATCCGTTTCGAACTTTAGTGTCCAAAGCCTAAGGATCAAATCATTTGGGTCGCTGATTGGTGTGTAAAGGAAATCAGAGCCGTTGGTTTTGTGTGGTGGGCTAGAAAAATTAGTTAATGGAGACCGTTGGATTGAATTGGTGCAGCCCAGATGAATTGATCCCTAAGCTCCGAACACTAAGGTCCGAAACGGATCCAATCCCTTCTAAAAAGACACCTAGAGAACATATTTAGAAAGAGTTTCTACAGACCACGGCGCataaaaactttttatttttattttattaagcgTAGTAGAAagcgtttttatttttatttactagAAAGTGTTTTTTACCGTTGTATAATTTTCGTGTTGTTGATAAGAAGTGATGTGGTTTAGGAAATGCATCCCGTTCGTTGTTAGATTTTGGACCACCATACATATAGATGAGGTACATATAACCGCCGTATACAACAGCAAAAATATCCATCGGTAACGGTACAGACTAAGAGAATCAAGCACATTGTCTTACTGAACATAACTTGACGCCCAAGAAAAAACCTTTAGGCACGTCTCATGTAGTACAAGTCATACATTACACATCAACTTCTAACAAGTTATAACAAATGAGATCCAAACTTGgccaaaatttaaacaaatgataCACTGATACATCAGTTAGGATGCGATTTGATAACGCATACGCAGTTTCATGCTTCACTGGAGTTTTCACTTCCAAATTATTTTCTTCTCCATCATTTGGTCTCATCAGATTTTCTGTAATCAACCGGACTTTTCTCAGAACGAGGATTTTCCCAGCTTGGTTCGCATCAAAATGTTATCAAATCGAAGAGTTCAAAACAGAGAAAACCTCACACTGCCCTTCTACACCAGTTTTTAATACAATCTGTAAAGGTAATTCGTTACCCAACAAAGAAATCAATTTGTCAAACTTGTTTTAGTGACCGCTGAttacctccaaatccttggatcaAAATTATAATTAGGTACCAAccaacctgaaaaaaaaaatccactctTTAATTCTTCAACCGCAAACTCCTGAATAGTCTGGTCCAGAACCCAACAACCTCCTCCTTGGCTTCAACAGGATCCTTAAACTTTGCCTTCTCACTCAGCTCTTTAaattcttccaccagattttgAAGCCGAGCCACAAACTCAATCAGAAGCGATGCAAATGTTGCCAAAGATAAAGAGCTGGCGCTTTCGTAAACTTTTGATTCTTCAGGTTCCTCTTGCACAGCATGCGCATTGAATGAGAGGCGCGGCCATGATATTGGTTTTTTTAACAGACTTTCTGTAGATATCCATTGTTGAATGGAAGGATCAGCAGCTGTGCTTGGATTCTGAGGATCCCAATATTCACTGAGAGAATCGATCAccacctgcttattttcattGTCTTTATCGACAAAATGCACAGGATCTTCATATTCCTTGGGACGTACTTCAGGTCCCCAGCTCTCTGAATTGACAAGAAGGTATGAGTATTTGTCTATTTTCATCTGCAACTCTTCTGCAGCTTCATGCACATCGAAAAGTATGTCATTGGGACTTaatttctccatcttttctacTTTGCTTCCTAGCTCACGTAACAATTTAGCACCTTCAACACCAACTCTCTGGAGCTCCATGCCAAAAACCTGTCGCTTTTCGGGTGGTGCCTACAGAAACACATTCACAAAAACCTGATGATG
This Pyrus communis chromosome 6, drPyrComm1.1, whole genome shotgun sequence DNA region includes the following protein-coding sequences:
- the LOC137736773 gene encoding serine/threonine-protein phosphatase 2A 65 kDa regulatory subunit A beta isoform-like, which codes for MSVVDEPLYPIAVLIDELKNDDIQLRLNSIRRLSTIARALGEERTRKELIPFLSENNDDDDEVLLAMAEELGVFIPYVGGVEHAHVLLPPLETLCTVEETCVRDKAVESLCRIGSQMREGDLVNWFIPLVKRLAAGEWFTARVSACGLFHIAYPSAPDTLKTELRSIYSQLCQDDMPMVRRSAATNLGKFAATVEPAHLKADIMSIFEDLTQDDQDSVRLLAVEGCAALGKLLEPQDCVAHILPVIVNFSQDKSWRVRYMVANQLYELCEAVGPEPTRTDLVPAYVRLLRDNEAEVRIAAAGKVTKFCRILSPELAIQHILPCVKELSSDSSQHVRSALASVIMGMALVLGKDATIEQLLPIFLSLLKDEFPDVRLNIISKLDQVNQVIGIDLLSQSLLPAIVELAEDRHWRVRLAIIEYIPLLASQLGVGFFDDKLGALCMQWLQDKVYSIRDAAANNLKRLAEEFGPEWAMQHIVPQVLPMIDNPHYLYRMTILRAICLLAPVMGPEITCSKLLPVLVNATKDRVPNIKFNVAKVLQSLIPIVDQSVVERTIRPSLVELSEDPDVDVRFFANQALQAIDHVMMSS